A single Lactuca sativa cultivar Salinas chromosome 8, Lsat_Salinas_v11, whole genome shotgun sequence DNA region contains:
- the LOC111897186 gene encoding cytochrome P450 736A117, with translation MWSFIAQVSIYGLTLFLGAFLVFYKWYNSSSSSTTKKLPPSPPKLPVIGNLHQLGASVHHSFLSLARRYGDSLMLLHIGSVPSLVVSSTEAAREIMKTHDIAFASRPNTRMFRAISYNLKEITVAPYGEYWRQAKSILTLQLLSNKKVQTYNGLREKIIAECVDKITQCFLSNKPADLSDLFSSLTNDVTCMATFGRTYNEGEIGRKFKKVLQEFSEVLGSFYFEDSIPQLAVVDRLRGLSAKVDRVAVDFDEFLQGVVDETIIKVRNNSEKISEDGVETFIEGLLKVQKEDIIGITIDADVIKALLLDAYVAGTDTSSSVLEWAMTELLLHPDNLKKVQDEVRSILHGKEEITDEDLDKMIYLKAVIMETTRLHPPLPILPPRVARHDVNVMGYDIAEGTRVYVNVYAIMRDPKVWEKAEVFLPERFLESSIDFVRHNFELLTFGAGRRGCPGRVFAMAINEKVLATVLSKFDWSLPQGVTPKDVDMNETFGLANHRKIPLLALGKPVPMNGW, from the coding sequence ATGTGGAGTTTCATAGCACAAGTGTCGATCTACGGTTTGACGTTGTTTCTTGGTGCTTTTTTGGTGTTCTACAAATGGTACAATTCTTCATCATCATCCACCACCAAGAAactaccaccatcaccaccaaaaCTGCCAGTCATCGGCAACCTCCACCAGCTAGGTGCAAGCGTCCACCACTCCTTTCTATCTCTGGCCAGACGTTATGGTGACTCGCTCATGCTCCTCCACATCGGCTCAGTCCCAAGTTTGGTGGTCTCATCAACAGAAGCAGCTCGCGAGATCATGAAAACTCATGATATTGCATTTGCAAGTAGACCTAACACAAGAATGTTCAGGGCTATCTCCTACAATCTCAAGGAAATAACAGTAGCTCCTTATGGAGAATACTGGAGGCAAGCAAAAAGCATTCTAACGCTTCAGCTTCTAAGTAACAAAAAGGTTCAAACTTATAATGGATTGAGAGAAAAGATAATCGCCGAGTGCGTAGATAAGATAACCCAGTGTTTCTTATCTAACAAGCCAGCAGACTTGAGCGATTTGTTTAGCTCGCTTACAAACGACGTGACATGCATGGCGACGTTTGGGAGGACATATAACGAAGGGGAAATTGGGAGGAAGTTCAAGAAGGTGTTGCAAGAGTTCTCAGAGGTGTTGGGTAGCTTTTATTTTGAGGACTCTATTCCTCAGCTTGCGGTGGTTGATCGTCTTAGAGGTCTCAGTGCTAAAGTTGATAGAGTCGCAGTAGATTTTGACGAGTTTCTACAGGGCGTGGTCGATGAGACCATAATAAAGGTACGCAATAACTCTGAAAAAATTTCTGAAGATGGTGTGGAAACCTTCATTGAAGGACTACTCAAGGTTCAGAAGGAAGATATTATCGGCATCACCATCGATGCAGACGTCATCAAAGCACTCCTCTTGGACGCATATGTCGCTGGAACAGATACATCATCTTCGGTACTTGAATGGGCGATGACTGAGCTTCTGTTACATCCGGATAACTTGAAGAAAGTCCAAGATGAGGTAAGGAGCATTCTTCATGGGAAAGAAGAGataacagacgaagatcttgacaagatgatttatcTTAAAGCCGTGATCATGGAAACCACCCGCCTCCATCCTCCCCTTCCGATTCTACCACCAAGAGTCGCACGACATGATGTTAATGTGATGGGGTATGATATTGCAGAAGGAACAAGGGTATACGTGAATGTTTATGCAATTATGAGGGACCCTAAAGTGTGGGAAAAAGCCGAAGTGTTTCTACCAGAGAGGTTCTTGGAGTCGTCTATTGATTTCGTAAGGCATAATTTCGAGTTGCTTACGTTTGGAGCTGGAAGAAGGGGTTGCCCTGGAAGGGTGTTCGCCATGGCGATCAATGAGAAGGTTTTGGCTACTGTTTTATCAAAATTCGATTGGTCGCTGCCACAGGGTGTAACACCGAAGGACGTCGATATGAATGAAACTTTTGGTCTCGCTAATCACAGAAAGATTCCATTGCTTGCTCTAGGAAAACCTGTCCCCATGAATGGTTGGTAA
- the LOC128128009 gene encoding uncharacterized protein LOC128128009 — protein sequence MASGNSVKDMTSKFDKLNKFEGQDFRRWQKKMHFLLTTLKAVYVLSTPMPVLPESVEDEPLEETRRRSKWENNDYICRGHILNGMSDSLFDIYQNFESAKELPVMEQFHEMLRILGQFAQHNLKMDEAISVAVIIDKLPPSWKDFKQNLKHNKEELTLTQLGSHLQIEESLRTQELDNNPKGKNQVGSSSVNMVDGEGSKNQNKSNGKKEV from the exons ATGGCAAGTGGCAATTCTGTGAAGGATATGACAAGCAAGTTTGACAAATTGAACAAGTTTGAAGGGCAAGATTTTCGTAGATGGCAGAAGAAGATGCACTTTCTCCTTACCACTCTGAAAGCGGTATATGTTCTGAGTACACCCATGCCAGTCTTACCAGAATCTGTTGAAGATGAACCTTTGGAGGAAACAAGAAGGAGATCAAAGTGGGAAAATAATGATTACATATGCCGTGGTCATATTCTCAATGGTATGTCTGACTCTCTTTTTGATATCTATCAAAATTTCGAATCTGCAAAAGAACT GCCTGTTATGGAACAATTCCATGAAATGTTAAGGATCCTGGGACAGTTTGCTCAACACAATCTGAAAATGGATGAAGCCATTTCTGTGGCTGTGATTATTGACAAACTGCCCCCTTCCTGGAAGGATTTTAAACAGAATTTGAAACATAACAAAGAGGAATTAACTTTGACTCAACTTGGAAGCCATTTACAGATTGAAGAGTCCTTAAggactcaagaacttgataacaatccCAAAGGCAAGAACCAAGTTGGTTCCTCTTCTGTGAACATGGTGGATGGAGAAGGATCAAAGAATCAAAATAAGTCTAATGGaaaaaaggaagtttaa